The following proteins are encoded in a genomic region of Microcoleus sp. FACHB-68:
- a CDS encoding serine/threonine-protein kinase, with product MQPPIPAGTILQNRYRLLSILGQGGFGRTYLVEDTNRFDERCALKEFIPIQTGAYAVEKSQELFQREAVTLYQIQHPQIPQFRATFEQNGRLFLVQDYVEGNTYRTLLNERKAAGNTFSETEVLQLLWQLLPVLEYIHTQGIIHRDISPDNIIKREADGVPVLIDFGVVKELATRVLSPETTPPATTVGKMGYAPSEQIQTGRAYPSSDFYALAVSALVLLTGREPLELFDDVQLTWNWQQWASVNPDFCAVLNRMLSYRPGDRYLSATELAQALKPLVTPPPIPAIPAIPQPPIPAPQPPHPSLSEVQTVAVGRRLDPNSPAAAPSPNRINPIIEPPQETSIWDNPLAVTAIGAGLVLITGFGSWALVSSVGNRQPVQPSPTATVAVPPTQAPTAPLRPNPSPTPTPKPIPIKRLQVPLGTTKAAGGSLKGDETINYVVQGQPGLQLTAYLLSKDVFMTLFGPNGKPLAEPSRRVSVWQGILPAAGEYSIQLKPVPGKSKTDYQLEVTLEQPVQPTPTPEPTPIPTPTPIPTPTPIPTLEPEPTPIPTFTPEPIPTPTPTPTFTPAPTPTPTPIPTFTPEPTPTPEPTPIPTPEPTPTPTPEPTPTPTLEPTPTPAPVISPTLEPPQPTIPPLDGEPLSFQTLDGEPLSFQTGETQTQISGRTSPQLLKRYLVRAAKGQVIAVEPVTGDVTFNIRYPDGEPVEDASGLLSWQAQLPTAGDYQIEVIAPQETAFTLNVSLRN from the coding sequence ATGCAACCACCAATTCCTGCCGGCACCATCCTACAAAACCGTTACCGCCTGCTCAGTATTTTGGGTCAGGGAGGGTTTGGGCGCACATACTTGGTTGAAGATACCAATCGGTTTGACGAACGTTGCGCCCTTAAAGAATTTATCCCCATTCAGACGGGTGCCTATGCGGTGGAAAAGTCGCAAGAGTTATTCCAAAGAGAAGCCGTCACCCTCTATCAAATTCAGCATCCCCAAATTCCTCAGTTCCGAGCGACGTTTGAGCAGAATGGTCGGCTGTTTTTGGTGCAAGATTACGTGGAAGGGAACACCTATCGCACCCTGCTCAACGAACGAAAAGCAGCCGGGAACACATTTTCCGAAACCGAAGTGTTGCAGTTGCTGTGGCAGTTGTTGCCGGTGTTGGAGTATATCCACACTCAGGGCATCATTCACCGCGATATTTCCCCAGATAATATTATTAAGCGAGAGGCCGATGGGGTGCCGGTGTTGATAGACTTTGGCGTGGTTAAAGAACTGGCCACCCGTGTCCTCTCCCCTGAGACAACGCCGCCGGCAACCACCGTTGGGAAAATGGGCTATGCGCCCAGCGAACAAATCCAAACAGGCCGTGCCTATCCGAGCAGTGATTTCTATGCTTTAGCCGTGAGTGCCCTTGTCTTGCTCACGGGTCGAGAACCTTTAGAATTATTTGATGACGTGCAGCTGACTTGGAATTGGCAGCAGTGGGCGTCAGTGAATCCCGATTTCTGTGCAGTCTTAAATCGGATGTTAAGTTATAGACCCGGAGATCGCTACTTGAGCGCAACCGAACTTGCTCAGGCGCTCAAGCCTCTAGTCACTCCACCCCCCATTCCTGCCATCCCAGCGATCCCCCAGCCGCCCATTCCCGCCCCTCAACCTCCTCATCCCAGTCTTTCCGAGGTGCAAACGGTAGCGGTTGGACGCCGGCTTGACCCAAATAGCCCTGCTGCTGCCCCTAGCCCGAACCGAATCAATCCGATCATTGAGCCACCACAAGAAACGTCTATTTGGGATAACCCTCTGGCGGTCACAGCCATTGGTGCCGGCCTGGTACTGATCACCGGCTTTGGATCTTGGGCGCTGGTGAGTTCTGTGGGAAATCGGCAGCCGGTTCAACCCTCCCCAACCGCAACCGTTGCCGTTCCCCCCACCCAGGCACCGACAGCTCCACTGCGACCCAATCCCAGTCCGACTCCAACGCCCAAACCAATCCCCATCAAGCGTTTACAAGTCCCCCTCGGCACAACTAAAGCTGCCGGTGGCAGCCTGAAAGGTGATGAAACGATTAACTATGTGGTTCAGGGACAGCCAGGACTGCAATTAACCGCTTACTTGCTGAGCAAAGATGTTTTTATGACCCTGTTCGGGCCAAACGGAAAACCTCTGGCTGAACCGTCGCGACGGGTATCTGTGTGGCAGGGTATTTTACCGGCTGCGGGCGAGTACAGCATTCAACTTAAACCTGTGCCCGGAAAGTCCAAAACTGACTACCAGCTAGAGGTAACTTTGGAGCAGCCGGTGCAACCTACACCTACACCCGAACCGACTCCGATTCCCACACCCACTCCGATTCCCACACCCACTCCGATTCCCACACTCGAACCGGAACCTACGCCTATCCCAACGTTCACCCCCGAACCCATTCCCACACCGACTCCCACCCCAACATTCACGCCGGCTCCAACTCCCACACCTACGCCTATCCCGACGTTCACCCCCGAACCAACTCCCACACCGGAACCGACTCCCATTCCCACACCCGAACCGACTCCAACTCCCACACCCGAACCCACACCAACTCCCACTCTAGAACCGACTCCCACGCCGGCACCTGTCATATCGCCTACTCTAGAACCACCACAACCCACAATTCCACCCTTGGACGGAGAACCTCTTAGCTTTCAGACTTTGGACGGAGAACCCCTTAGCTTTCAAACTGGTGAAACCCAAACTCAAATTTCTGGTCGCACCAGCCCCCAGTTACTCAAGCGCTATTTAGTGCGTGCTGCCAAAGGACAAGTGATTGCGGTTGAACCCGTCACCGGAGATGTGACGTTCAATATTCGCTATCCAGACGGTGAGCCGGTGGAAGACGCATCTGGCCTTTTGTCCTGGCAGGCTCAACTGCCCACTGCCGGTGATTATCAAATTGAGGTAATTGCACCCCAGGAAACTGCCTTTACGCTCAATGTCAGCCTTCGCAATTAG